ATGTGAGGAACTAAGCAGGCTCGAAAAGAAGTCTGGAACAGTCTCCGTTAAGTTAAAGAAAAGGAGATACCTCgctttcatcatcttcatcagaaTCATCTTCGGAATCTTCATCAGAATCGTCTTCAGAATCTTCAGCAGAATCACCTTCCTCAGGCTTACTTGGCTCTATAACTTTAACCTGTTTTGTAGAAGACTCGGGCTTGGCTGCTTGGGACTTGGCTGCAGCATTATCACCCTTTGGCACAGCTTTTACTGAAAAAAAAGACATTAGGAATCAAAAACATGGGATCATTAAATATAGAATACATCAATTCGTATTCACAAAAACGAATACCATTCTCGGTTTTGGTCAGCGGAATCTCTTCCTCGTCAGAAAATTCCGAACCTGTACAAGTTAAAGCACTTGAGCAAACCACAAGAAAccatatttcaaataaaaactcatTGAATGCAACTGAACTGACCAGGATAGTCATCACCCGTGGAATTCAGAAGACGATAGGTGGTCAAGGAAGCACAGAAAGGGATTAAATAAGTTACGCAAGATGTTTACATCAGAGTTGAAAACACCAAATTTTCCATACAAAAAGATTGCAAGGCACATAACTGAAATACCATGTTTCAGTAAAAgtgagaaaataaaagaaataaataaataagtaaagtAAATTACAGAACACTTCTTCCACCCAGGGCAGCAAATCTCAAGGAAAAGACAAGTGTTCATACTTGGGCATATGGCTCCAGTTAGTATTTCCCAGAAAGTAAGACTGACTAAGAAAGCTTCTATCGTTAATTCACATTCAGGAAATAAAGAATAAGCTAAACTAAATGGAAAATTTACAGAGCTTTGGCTTCCAAGTTATTAAGACAAAAATTATAACTTGAACGCGTAAATAGGTGTCACCTCCCCATCAACCACATAGGAATATTCACAGTACAAAGAGTTATAAACACGAAACAAAAGACCAAAAGAACAAATATGAAGGATATTCTTCGGGTATAGGAACTTGGTAACCACAGAAATAGACGCTTCCACCTTTCCAGTTGTGAGAAAGTTCAAATTCTTTCTCAAAAACTAAATCAAATGATACTTGGGGGAAATTCTCAGAAGAAAGAGTTCCAATAACAAGCTTCTGATCACCACACTTAACAAACAACGGCACAGCTTCCTTTCCTTTATCTTTCTTCGACTCGCCAAGAGCTGCCTGGATAACAAAAGCATAGAATGGAGCCAGCATTATAgtcaatataaaatataatgcGCAAATAGAAAACAAACTGAAACCAGCTGAAGGGCATCTAACCTGAGAAACATGTATCATAGCATCTTCCGTGGGTGTTACTTTCAGAGGCACCCCAGCCTTGACTTCAACCCCTGGTAGTCAGTCAAGTGCAGAAAAACTTTAATTGATAATTATTCTACAACTCACAAAACAAGACATGGAAAAgaaataacataaaaataacACAAGTACAATATCTAATCAGATTGACACTTTAGAATCTAAACATCCATTTAAAGAAAACAAACTGTTCATGAAGAAATATTATTAAGATGTTGCAAGTGCAAAATATGAACAAGAAATACCAGATATAAATTATCACAGAGAAAGACTATAGAAAAACTACTATACCAGCAAATGTCATCGGCGTAGATAAATCAACTGGCCTTGAAaacgaccaaaaaaaaaaactcaaatacaATGTTTATAAATAAACCGCTATCTTCATAACCACAAAAACCGCTATATGCTCAAACAAATATAAGGAGATTTGGTCGTAACAACTATAACAGTAAGATCTTCAACGCGAACATCCTAATCTCTCAATCACCAAACAAGTACAAACACATCCCATCACTTGCAAGATACTTACAAAACTAGGGGAAATAGCAACAGAAAACAGAAGTTAAGCAACAAAGACCAAAGGAGAATTGACAAGCATAGATGGTCAAAACCAAAGAAACGAGATACAAAGAAGCAGACAAGGCAAACTTACCCCAAAACTCCATTGAAGAGGCCATAGTGATCTAGTAacctagggttttgggtttttgggAAGGACAAGGGTTTCCGACGGAGAGAATTGAGGATTCAAGAGGCAGAGGAGAGTGGGTTTGAAGACGATTATAAGGAGTTGCCGCCAGGTCTTTCCATTTGTTAACtagggttttgacttttgaaagCCCGACTGGGAAGGGCACGAACAATTGTTTTAGTCCTATAATCAGATTAATGAATATGGGCTCTCGTTTTTGGACGTTGATGGAACTTTTTAGTTTCTACGTGTCCAATCCCTTTATGCACAAGACTAGTGGGCCGGAGTTTTGGCCTCATTTATCCCAAGAatcttgcaattttttttttgtccccgaaataaatatgtaatttttctgGCGAAATATGTTGCATTAATATTTTCAAACATTCTTGTATGGTGATAGCCAAATGAACCGCGTCAGACCAGGCATATTCCTagttatatttttttaacacaCTATATAAGTTTAAATTCAGGTCGTTAAGTTGGTGTACAAAGAAATTTTTCACTTTAAtgacaaaattaattaaatcaaaactCAACACGTGATCACGAATATTCTAGTTAGATTCTATTGTATGATTGTAACTTGTATGTATCTCTGTTAGTCGCAATTGGTAAGTGTTGCCCGTCCACGAGGAGTCCATGAATGTTAACCTAATCTTATGATTAGTCAAAAAAatctgtccattgatgaacagaaaataaaataagtaaatttaaactcatcaaaaaatatttaataccaGAAAATATTTGCTCGGGCCTAATCTAGTGAAAATGGGCTGGTTTTTTGGGTCATGTCTAATTGGACCCATCACGTTGAAGTATTAAATCAATTGTCTAGAGCAGGGACATTTTAACTCTATCTTAAGTGTCGGTTGTTTGAGTCACACATGGTTGTGTACACATCCGCACGACTTTATGAGGCTTCGTTCTTAATCTACGACGATACAAAGCAATTGCTTAAGAAAATATTGATGCCACCCAAGCCAATTAGAGCTCAGAAGCCCATGAACTTCAGCCACGGGAAACCACTTTTGGTTGCCTTCTCAGCTTCCTTCGAACAACACGACGTCGTCGTTGTCACTCCACCGTCCACGCTTTATTACTTCTTTTGGCAGCAGATGAAGAAGTTCCTAGATCCCAACTCCATGAGTTTTTCCTCTCTATCCAAACCTGTCCCACCAAAAACAGACCCCGTCAATCACTGCCGTACACGTGTATCACTAAGAAGCTAAGAAAGATATTGACGGTTATGATATAATCACAAATTCAACTCACTTTCTAAACTAAATTGGGAGTAGTGGAGACCGAAAGCGGAAGGATCGGTGGAAGGAAGGATAGGGCGGCGACCTTCCTTTGAGTACTGCCGCAGTGCAGCAGCCACCAGATCACATACGGTGGATTCCGGCGACATCAACACCTGTACAGGTCCAACGCTCCCTTGTATTGTCACTTTTAGTAGCAGCTTAGTCGGTCGCAGTGGCTTCGCATCCGGCGAGAATCCGGAGACAGTCTTACCGGATAATAAGTCCGGTAGTGTCTTTGGCCTTCGAATCTGAGAAGACGTAGACATTGTGGTCACCGGTATCCTCCCGTGAAACGACGAGGGCTCCTCAATAAATTTCCCCTTCGATCTGTTCTTCTCCGGTTCCTGTCCTTTCCGGTTCGTACTCTTTGATGTCGGCATAGTATATTATTGAAGAAATAAAGGTATTGCGTTTGTACGCGAAATCCTCCAACCTACTTCTTGATGTATGTGTGGATTTCCGATTACCTCAAACGCCGATAACGGAAGAATCGGGGTCGAGGGAAACCGAGAGATGGAGAAGAGCTTGGGCTCTCAGGTTCCCGGCAACAGGCAGCTCTCATAACCAGAATGGTATAACcgtgaataaaaaaaatccagtgGCGAAGATTGTGCAAAGAACAATGATTCAGCAGCAAAGGCGGCGGACGGAGGAAATAAGTGAAACCCTCTGATGTATTTATATAGGGAAGGGGATAAGAGTACGTGTTACCGGTTATAGTCGGTTTTGGAGATGGAAGTGAAATTGGTTTGGGGGAAATAATAGTCCGCAAGGCGGACGTATGTCGACTGGCAATTGCCCGTCGATCTTGAAGTGTGTGGGGGTCTTGTTTTAGCTGCTGGTTTAACGGCTTCTGCTCACGGTgcggttgtgacttgtgattagAAGCTAACACGTGGAGCGATGATGTGGTGAGATTTCTCCTCATTTTGCGTGGCACCACGAGGACACGTGGTTTGTAGCATTAGTTCACTTATCTTTTGTTAACGTAAAACCTATTCAACTGTTCACTGTATAACTAACTGGTTAACCCCAGACTACATGAGAAATCCTACTATACCAGTGGAGACATGAGCTAAGGCTTAGTGTGAGAGAATAATGCGACATTCACATACACTGAACTGAGTAAAGATTCATCTCGCAAATTGCAATAATGAAAACATTCATGCCCGTTATCAAGGGAAAACCGTAAATCAACAAAAAACCAAGTGAGTATGCGACTGGATTTGTCACCCAGAACGGCACATTTGGCCAGTTTAACGACCCAGGCATTCGCATGCCTGCTACCAATTATAGATGCAAACCAAGAGTCTACCCCCACCTAGAAGCTGTCTTGCGTTGACAGTACATAACCATGTTCAGATGCATTCGCCCTTTCAATTTCATGGATACCGACCTCAAAGCCCTAAAACTTCAAAATTCTTAATTCTTGGAGCACATTCCTACCAGAGATTTTAAGCCAAGTTACAGCAAAGGTTATTAGAAATATTTTCTTCCATATGGATTTAAGACCCACATTTAATCGACAAGAccgaaacaaaaggaaaactttTATCAAAAGATTAAAAACAATGACCATGAAATTATGTCAACTGAATTTGTATAACCTGCATTTTCCTGCAGCACATTTTGTCGTACAGAACTGCAGCTTGAAGCTTGAAACCAGAGCCGG
This genomic stretch from Tripterygium wilfordii isolate XIE 37 chromosome 22, ASM1340144v1, whole genome shotgun sequence harbors:
- the LOC119990940 gene encoding histone deacetylase HDT1-like codes for the protein MASSMEFWGVEVKAGVPLKVTPTEDAMIHVSQAALGESKKDKGKEAVPLFVKCGDQKLVIGTLSSENFPQVSFDLVFEKEFELSHNWKGGSVYFCGYQVPIPEEGDDYPGSEFSDEEEIPLTKTENVKAVPKGDNAAAKSQAAKPESSTKQVKVIEPSKPEEGDSAEDSEDDSDEDSEDDSDEDDESESDLMMSEGNDDDSDEEETPKKAEVKKRPNDSALKTPVSKKAKSAIPQKTDGKKGAHSATPHPSKQAGKTPANGANSKAQTPKSGGEFSCGSCGKSFNKEVGLQSHKKAKHGGT
- the LOC119991259 gene encoding uncharacterized protein At4g22758-like; the protein is MPTSKSTNRKGQEPEKNRSKGKFIEEPSSFHGRIPVTTMSTSSQIRRPKTLPDLLSGKTVSGFSPDAKPLRPTKLLLKVTIQGSVGPVQVLMSPESTVCDLVAAALRQYSKEGRRPILPSTDPSAFGLHYSQFSLESLDREEKLMELGSRNFFICCQKK